Proteins co-encoded in one Candidatus Eisenbacteria bacterium genomic window:
- a CDS encoding methyltransferase domain-containing protein, protein MSSGGDPRDRPLPRGVSFWEESYAGHEAGWFFGSEPSSLARRVLHFYRSMKIPTAGRLLDLGCGEGRDVLFFASLGFDVDGVEGSPTAVERARESVAGAGYRCPILLEDLASFAMDAEYDVVFANNSIQFVGPAALDVLGRIRQRTRPGGWNAIGMFTREMADWKRDADVYHLEPRELKFLYRDWNLLEYGESIIFSPRRGEHRSFAHLIARKPQSG, encoded by the coding sequence ATGAGTTCAGGCGGCGATCCGCGGGACCGGCCCCTGCCGAGAGGCGTCTCCTTCTGGGAGGAGTCGTACGCCGGCCACGAGGCGGGGTGGTTCTTCGGAAGCGAACCGAGCAGCTTGGCCCGCAGGGTGCTGCACTTCTATCGATCGATGAAGATCCCCACGGCGGGACGCCTGCTCGACCTGGGATGCGGCGAGGGCCGCGACGTTCTCTTCTTCGCGTCGCTCGGCTTCGATGTCGACGGAGTGGAGGGCTCTCCGACAGCCGTCGAACGGGCGCGGGAGAGCGTCGCCGGGGCCGGCTACCGCTGCCCGATCCTGCTCGAGGACCTGGCTTCCTTCGCCATGGACGCCGAATACGACGTGGTCTTCGCCAACAACTCGATCCAGTTCGTCGGGCCCGCGGCCTTGGACGTGCTGGGGAGGATTCGCCAACGGACCCGCCCCGGCGGCTGGAACGCGATCGGCATGTTCACGCGCGAGATGGCCGACTGGAAGAGGGATGCCGATGTCTATCACCTCGAGCCGAGGGAGCTCAAGTTCCTCTACCGGGACTGGAACCTGCTCGAGTACGGCGAGTCGATCATCTTCAGCCCCCGCAGGGGAGAGCATCGCTCCTTCGCGCACCTGATTGCCCGCAAGCCCCAGTCCGGCTAG
- the glnA gene encoding type I glutamate--ammonia ligase → MTGDGRHSGREESIRKLLRTIDENRVEQVDLKFVSLLGRWHHVTLPVGRLDASLFESGLGFDGSSVAGYDKGHTSDMTMIPDPDTGMLDPFWDRPTMSLICDIYRMDGQPYRRDPRGVAVRAEEFLRSTGIADAAMMSPEFEFYLFDSVRHRCAVEACSYEIDSEEAEWNSDRSDLRGTPLPLRGGYHALPPQDRLYLLRSEMVRLIEACGIPVKYHHHEGGGSGQAEIEILFYPLLRAGDITMTIKYMIRMAADRAGKTATFMPKPLWNAAGNGMHIHQHLFLRGRPLFWDEKGWASLSELALYYIGGLLHHSPALLGLTNPSTNSYKRLVPGFEAPVNRIYGLANRSAAIRIPAAGNTPETKRMEFRPPDATCNIYLSMAGMMMAGLDGIRNRIDPREAGYGPYDQKLAEIPESQRKKLKTLPLSLRAALDALEKDHAFLLEGGVFDEDLIEGWIELKRKELADVQTRPHPREIALYFDT, encoded by the coding sequence ATGACAGGCGACGGGCGCCATTCCGGGCGCGAGGAGTCGATCCGCAAACTGCTGCGCACGATCGACGAGAACCGCGTCGAGCAGGTCGATCTCAAGTTCGTGAGCCTTCTCGGCCGCTGGCATCATGTGACGCTCCCCGTGGGAAGGCTGGACGCCTCCCTCTTCGAGTCGGGACTCGGCTTCGACGGATCGAGCGTGGCCGGATACGACAAGGGTCACACGAGCGACATGACCATGATCCCGGATCCGGACACCGGGATGCTCGATCCCTTCTGGGACCGCCCGACGATGAGCCTGATCTGCGACATCTATCGGATGGACGGCCAGCCGTATCGGCGCGACCCGCGGGGCGTGGCCGTGCGCGCGGAGGAGTTCCTCCGTTCCACAGGGATCGCGGACGCCGCGATGATGAGTCCCGAGTTCGAATTCTATCTATTCGACTCGGTGCGCCATCGCTGCGCCGTGGAGGCCTGCTCCTACGAGATCGACTCCGAGGAAGCGGAGTGGAACAGCGACAGATCCGACCTGCGCGGCACGCCGCTCCCCCTGCGGGGCGGATACCATGCCCTCCCGCCTCAGGATCGTCTCTACCTCTTGCGTTCCGAGATGGTCCGTCTGATCGAGGCGTGCGGCATCCCCGTGAAGTACCACCATCATGAGGGAGGCGGATCGGGGCAGGCCGAGATCGAGATCCTCTTCTATCCCCTTCTGCGCGCGGGCGACATCACGATGACGATCAAGTACATGATCCGCATGGCCGCCGACCGGGCGGGCAAAACCGCGACCTTCATGCCCAAGCCGCTCTGGAATGCGGCCGGCAACGGCATGCACATCCATCAGCACCTCTTCCTCCGGGGCCGGCCTCTCTTCTGGGACGAGAAGGGATGGGCCTCGCTGAGCGAGCTGGCCCTCTATTACATCGGAGGGCTGCTGCATCACTCCCCCGCCCTGCTGGGCCTCACGAATCCCAGCACGAACTCCTACAAGCGGCTCGTCCCCGGCTTCGAAGCTCCCGTGAACAGGATCTACGGGCTCGCGAACCGGAGCGCGGCCATCCGGATTCCGGCCGCCGGCAACACGCCCGAGACGAAGCGGATGGAGTTCCGCCCGCCGGACGCGACCTGCAACATCTACCTCTCGATGGCGGGGATGATGATGGCGGGGCTCGACGGGATCCGCAACAGGATCGACCCGCGGGAGGCCGGCTACGGCCCTTATGACCAGAAGCTCGCCGAGATCCCCGAGTCCCAGCGCAAGAAGCTGAAGACCCTCCCGCTCTCCCTCAGGGCTGCGCTCGACGCGCTCGAGAAGGACCACGCCTTCCTGTTGGAGGGGGGCGTCTTCGATGAGGATCTGATCGAGGGGTGGATCGAGCTGAAGCGCAAGGAGCTGGCCGACGTTCAGACGAGGCCTCACCCGCGGGAGATCGCCCTCTACTTCGACACATGA
- a CDS encoding Ni/Fe hydrogenase subunit beta: MKTLVLSKLDVPAFVRELQKRGKVVGPRRKESQFVFDEIRDPEDLALEYPTTILPPVRHLFPHQERLLHFQRKDVAASDEIVEGEPLILLGVHTCDVQGINILDEVFSDSPYDANYLARRAQTKVIALECQGPCSQYNLCLDKGTHRLEGGYDLLLIDLGDRYFIFTRTAAGESMVAETAFLRPATPVDREALGKAREMQSASLKPRLSGPVNRLPSALKEAYDDLLWEAIGRRCLSCETCTMVCPTCYCFDVDDEVAFDLNHGVRCRLWDSCQSHRFAEVAGGENFREKASHRQRHRLFKKEVFQFEKYGRSACVGCGRCSAQCVASIRLTDMYNQVLGG, from the coding sequence ATGAAGACCCTCGTTCTTTCCAAGCTCGACGTGCCGGCGTTCGTGCGCGAGCTGCAGAAGCGCGGCAAGGTGGTCGGCCCCCGCCGCAAGGAGAGTCAGTTCGTTTTCGACGAGATCCGCGATCCGGAGGACCTGGCTCTCGAGTACCCGACGACGATCCTTCCTCCCGTCCGCCATCTGTTCCCTCATCAGGAGAGACTGCTCCACTTCCAGAGGAAGGACGTCGCGGCGAGCGACGAGATCGTGGAAGGCGAGCCTCTGATTCTCCTCGGGGTCCACACGTGCGACGTGCAGGGGATCAACATTCTCGACGAGGTCTTCTCCGACAGCCCATATGACGCGAACTACCTCGCGCGGCGCGCCCAGACGAAGGTCATCGCTCTTGAGTGTCAAGGGCCCTGCAGCCAATACAACCTCTGCCTGGACAAGGGGACTCACCGCCTCGAGGGTGGATACGACCTGCTCCTGATCGATCTCGGCGACCGGTACTTCATCTTCACGAGGACGGCCGCGGGGGAGTCAATGGTCGCCGAAACGGCTTTCCTGCGCCCGGCCACACCCGTGGATCGCGAGGCCCTGGGCAAGGCGAGGGAGATGCAGAGCGCGAGCCTGAAGCCCAGGCTCTCGGGCCCCGTGAATCGGCTCCCGAGCGCCCTCAAGGAAGCCTACGACGATCTCCTCTGGGAGGCCATCGGCCGCCGGTGCCTCTCGTGCGAGACATGCACGATGGTCTGTCCCACCTGCTACTGCTTCGACGTGGATGACGAGGTCGCCTTCGACCTGAACCACGGGGTGCGCTGCCGGCTCTGGGACAGTTGCCAGAGCCACAGGTTCGCGGAGGTTGCTGGGGGAGAGAACTTCCGGGAGAAGGCGTCGCATCGCCAGCGGCACCGCCTCTTCAAGAAGGAGGTCTTCCAGTTCGAGAAGTACGGCCGAAGCGCCTGCGTCGGTTGCGGGCGGTGCTCGGCCCAGTGCGTCGCTTCGATTCGTCTGACGGACATGTACAACCAGGTATTGGGAGGGTAG
- a CDS encoding porin family protein, whose amino-acid sequence MREVSVMRCFRVLMVGAMLLGVLALGASAQDKPLTFHVGAGYAKLLEDDAPGGSIGLTGGVIYNLEKPEGFAIGGEAGYLMLGKEEEEYNDDEFDVSVKSEAKLSVIPITAQGYYMVPMDGSLAPFLTLGLGFYNVRASVKVEVDSGNPVIDDMLSIDDSDSETKLGMNFGGGLKFGAADARVRFGADARYHIVMTDVENTDVLTLMGRVYF is encoded by the coding sequence ATGAGGGAGGTATCGGTCATGCGTTGTTTCCGTGTTCTGATGGTAGGTGCCATGCTGCTCGGCGTCCTCGCTCTCGGGGCGAGCGCTCAGGACAAGCCGCTCACGTTCCACGTGGGCGCCGGATACGCCAAGCTGCTTGAGGATGATGCGCCCGGTGGTTCGATTGGCCTTACAGGCGGCGTCATCTACAACCTCGAGAAGCCGGAGGGTTTCGCGATCGGAGGCGAAGCCGGCTACCTGATGCTGGGCAAGGAAGAAGAAGAGTACAATGACGACGAATTTGATGTCAGCGTCAAGTCCGAGGCCAAGCTTTCCGTCATTCCTATCACGGCCCAAGGGTACTACATGGTCCCCATGGACGGATCGCTGGCTCCCTTTCTGACCCTCGGCCTCGGTTTCTACAACGTGCGCGCGAGCGTCAAAGTGGAAGTCGATTCCGGCAACCCCGTCATTGATGACATGCTCTCTATTGACGACTCCGACAGCGAGACCAAGCTGGGCATGAACTTCGGCGGGGGACTGAAGTTCGGCGCTGCGGATGCGAGGGTTCGCTTCGGCGCCGACGCTCGCTATCACATCGTCATGACCGACGTCGAGAACACGGACGTGCTGACCCTGATGGGTCGGGTCTACTTCTAG
- a CDS encoding aspartate--ammonia ligase, producing MADKKADLAGPGISTYEEVEKILPTDYKPLLPPKERAKAVHAIKSYIEENLCKELNLMMVPVPLIVDRESGVNDYLDRDGSRTPIEFPCGLGLDKPIQAQVVQAATKWKRMALKEFNCNVGEGICTDMRAVRKDYFLDHDHSSYVDQWDWEKAITADQRNLETLKDTVRRIWKVIVGANKRAQEMYPELKSSKHPPIPEELHFVHAEEMLERYPDLPRKQRESRYIQEVAPAIFIIGIGWVLQDGYPHEMRAADYDDWVTETEPKPGKKMHGLNGDILVWNPVTRRRHELTSMGVRVTKETLVKQLEISGQMDFLKLPYHQAIMNDKIPLSIGGGIGQSRTYMYLLRTAHLGEVSVTVWPKQLKEICAKKNIRVLE from the coding sequence TTGGCAGACAAGAAGGCGGATCTGGCGGGACCGGGAATCAGCACCTACGAGGAGGTCGAGAAGATCCTCCCGACCGATTACAAGCCGCTCCTTCCGCCCAAGGAGAGGGCGAAGGCGGTCCACGCGATCAAGAGCTACATCGAGGAAAACCTCTGCAAGGAACTGAACCTGATGATGGTCCCGGTTCCTCTGATCGTGGACCGCGAGAGCGGCGTGAACGACTATCTGGACCGAGACGGGTCCCGCACGCCGATCGAGTTCCCCTGCGGGCTCGGCCTCGACAAGCCGATCCAGGCGCAGGTCGTCCAGGCGGCGACGAAGTGGAAGAGGATGGCCCTGAAGGAGTTCAACTGCAACGTCGGCGAGGGGATCTGCACCGACATGAGGGCCGTCCGCAAGGACTACTTCCTCGATCATGATCACAGCTCCTACGTGGATCAGTGGGACTGGGAGAAGGCGATCACGGCGGACCAGCGGAACCTGGAAACCCTCAAGGACACCGTCCGCAGGATCTGGAAGGTGATCGTCGGGGCCAACAAGCGGGCCCAGGAGATGTACCCGGAGCTCAAGTCGAGCAAGCACCCGCCGATCCCCGAGGAACTCCATTTCGTCCATGCCGAGGAGATGCTCGAGCGCTACCCCGACCTGCCGCGCAAGCAGCGCGAGTCGCGCTACATCCAGGAGGTCGCCCCCGCGATCTTCATCATCGGGATCGGCTGGGTCCTGCAGGACGGCTATCCGCACGAGATGCGCGCGGCCGACTACGACGACTGGGTCACGGAGACCGAACCCAAGCCCGGGAAGAAGATGCACGGGCTAAACGGCGACATCCTGGTCTGGAACCCCGTGACGCGCCGCCGCCACGAGCTGACCTCGATGGGCGTGCGCGTGACGAAGGAGACCCTGGTGAAGCAGCTCGAGATCTCGGGGCAGATGGACTTCCTGAAGCTCCCCTACCACCAGGCGATCATGAACGACAAGATCCCGCTCTCGATCGGAGGCGGAATCGGCCAGTCGCGGACTTACATGTATCTTCTGCGGACCGCCCATCTGGGCGAGGTCAGCGTCACTGTGTGGCCGAAGCAGCTCAAGGAGATCTGCGCCAAGAAGAACATCCGCGTTCTGGAGTAG